A region from the Vicia villosa cultivar HV-30 ecotype Madison, WI linkage group LG3, Vvil1.0, whole genome shotgun sequence genome encodes:
- the LOC131660367 gene encoding uncharacterized protein LOC131660367, with protein MAHRVVLSLLPFLLLLLINDNGSFARDMNQVDQPYLDGWLKNTPLKDQISSPDSNQVYLDGWLKDTRDEKAKVNPDSNQVYLDGWLKDTRDEKVKVNPDSNQVYLDGWLKDTRDEKAKVNSNLEQVYLDGWLKDTRAEKAQANPDSNQVYLDGWLKDTRAEKEKVNPDSHQVYLDGWLKDTRAEKTKANLNSNQLYLDGWLKDTRAENAKSNSDSNQVYLDGWLKDTRVENAKYNPDSNQVYLDGWLKDTRAEKEKVNPDSNQVYLDGWLKDTRDENAKSNPDSNQVYLDGWLKDTRAENANSNQIYLDGWLKDTRAEKVKANLDSNQVYLDGWLKDTRAEKEKVNPDSNQVYLDGWLKDTRNENAKSNPDSNQVYLDGWLKDTQAKNANSNQVYLDGWLKDTRAENAKSNQVYLDGWLKDTLAENAKSNLDSNQVYLDGWLKDTQALKEKSTLDSNQLYLDGWLKDIRVGKEMSSPNSNQVYLDGWLKDSHAENSKQAYLDGWLKVSHAKNHIKIGQDLAESNRKLPSKVDHTEAFKVFFFGIEDLYVGSVMTLQFPIVEYAKFLPKKVADDIPVSKSQIPSLLDLFSLTKDSPQGEDMIGIINQCEYEPQKGETKACSTSLESMVEFVHSVIGADTKYDIHSTSYPTTSAVPLQNYTVLDISEDIYAPKWVACHPRPYPYLLHYCHYLDIGSKIFKVLLKGQYGDTMDALGICHLDTSAMNPTHFYFDLLGMKPGEGPLCHFFPVKHLLWVPRPPAATK; from the exons ATGGCACACAGAGTTGTTCTGTCTCTCCTCCCTTTTCTCTTGCTCTTGTTGATT AATGACAATGGAAGCTTTGCAAGAGATATGAACCAAGTTGATCAGCCTTACCTTGATGGTTGGCTCAAAAACACTCCACTAAAGGACCAAATATCCTCCCCtgactccaaccaagtttaccttgatggatggttaaAAGATACAAGAGACGAGAAAGCAAAAGTCAACCCTGACTCCAACCAAGTTtatcttgatggatggttgaaagataccagAGACGAGAAAGTCAAAGTCAACCCAgactccaaccaagtttaccttgatggatggttgaaagatactagAGATGAGAAAGCCAAAGTCAACTCTAACTTAGaacaagtttaccttgatggctGGTTGAAAGATACCAGAGCCGAGAAAGCCCAAGCCAACCCtgactccaaccaagtttacctaGATGGGTGGTTGAAAGATACTCGGGCTGAGAAAGAAAAAGTCAACCCTGACTCCCACCAAGTTTACCtcgatggatggttgaaagatactcgAGCTGAGAAAACAAAAGCCAACCTTAACTCCAACCAactttaccttgatggatggttgaaagatacccgagCTGAAAACGCAAAGTCAAACTCtgactccaaccaagtttaccttgatggatggttgaaagatacccgagTCGAAAATGCAAAATACAACCCtgactccaaccaagtttaccttgatggatggttgaaagatactcgGGCTGAGAAAGAAAAAGTAAACCCtgactccaaccaagtttaccttgatggatggttgaaagatactcgAGATGAAAATGCAAAATCCAACCCtgactccaaccaagtttaccttgatggatggttgaaagatacccgagCCGAAAACGCAAACTCCAACCAaatttaccttgatggatggttgaaagatactagAGCTGAGAAAGTCAAAGCCAACCTtgactccaaccaagtttaccttgatggatggttgaaagatactcgGGCTGAGAAAGAAAAAGTCAACCCtgactccaaccaagtttaccttgatggatggttgaaagatactcgAAATGAAAACGCAAAATCCAACCCtgactccaaccaagtttaccttgatggatggttgaaagatacccaAGCCAAAAATGCAaactccaaccaagtttaccttgacggatggttgaaagatacccgagCTGAAAACGCAAAatccaaccaagtttaccttgatggatggttgaaagataccctAGCAGAAAACGCAAAATCCAACCTtgactccaaccaagtttaccttgatggatggttgaaagatacccaAGCTTTGAAAGAGAAATCGACTCTTGACTCCAACCAactttaccttgatggatggttgaaagatataCGAGTTGGAAAAGAAATGTCCTCCCCTaactccaaccaagtttaccttgatggctGGCTGAAAGATAGCCATGCCGAGAATTCCAAGCAAGCTTACCTTGATGGTTGGTTGAAAGTCTCGCATGCAAAGAACCACATTAAAATTGGACAAGATTTGGCAGAATCAAACAGAAAACTACCTTCAAAAGTTGACCATACAGAAGCATTCAAGgtatttttttttggtatagaAGATCTTTATGTAGGGAGTGTAATGACCTTGCAATTTCCTATCGTTGAATATGCTAAATTCTTGCCAAAAAAAGTTGCCGACGACATTCCAGTTTCTAAATCACAAATTCCAAGCCTTCTTGATCTATTCTCACTCACAAAAGATTCTCCTCAAGGTGAAGACATGATAGGCATAATTAATCAATGTGAGTATGAACCACAAAAAGGGGAGACCAAGGCTTGTTCTACTTCTTTAGAGTCCATGGTTGAATTTGTTCATAGTGTTATTGGCGCAGATACGAAATATGACATTCATTCGACTAGCTATCCCACAACATCAGCTGTACCTTTGCAAAACTACACTGTTTTGGATATCTCAGAGGATATCTATGCTCCTAAATGGGTAGCATGTCACCCTAGGCCTTACCCATACTTGCTTCACTATTGCCACTACCTAGACATAGGTAGTAAGATTTTCAAGGTTCTTCTAAAGGGTCAATATGGAGACACAATGGATGCTTTGGGAATTTGCCACCTCGACACATCTGCTATGAATCCTACTCATTTTTATTTTGACCTACTTGGAATGAAGCCTGGGGAAGGTCCATTGTGCCATTTCTTCCCTGTTAAGCACCTTCTATGGGTGCCACGCCCACCAGCTGCCACCAAGTGA
- the LOC131660369 gene encoding mediator of RNA polymerase II transcription subunit 32, translating into MDSIVDSLNTAYQDFVAAAATVLEAKESATPNKTAATDTALESFKQKWELFRVACDQAEEYVESVKQRIGSECLVDEATGHVAGKVGQATMTSLPPISAVRLEQMSKAVRWLVIELQHGSGAGSSSSALSHPSAPFDARFSEDSAQ; encoded by the coding sequence ATGGATAGCATTGTTGATTCTCTAAATACTGCATACCAAGATTTTGTTGCTGCAGCAGCAACTGTTCTTGAAGCCAAAGAAAGTGCAACCCCGAATAAAACAGCAGCAACCGATACCGCTCTTGAAAGCTTTAAGCAAAAGTGGGAATTGTTTAGAGTAGCGTGTGATCAAGCCGAGGAGTATGTGGAGTCTGTCAAGCAAAGGATTGGATCAGAGTGTTTAGTTGACGAGGCTACCGGGCATGTGGCAGGAAAGGTTGGACAAGCTACCATGACTAGTCTTCCACCGATCAGTGCGGTTCGCTTGGAACAGATGAGTAAAGCGGTTCGTTGGCTTGTGATTGAATTGCAGCATGGCTCTGGAGCTGGTTCTTCTAGTTCAGCTCTTTCGCATCCCTCAGCCCCTTTTGATGCCAGGTTTTCTGAAGATTCTGCTCAGTAG
- the LOC131657577 gene encoding uncharacterized protein LOC131657577: MGKRKVIFSETSPPPHPFVEIRITEVNPTLTRRNPTLELFPCMFPTPEPLVETPITQENPTLESNLTLELFTTQSPVSKPVQSPVTEPEPVQSPILEPVQSRVPEPEPVQSPILEPVQSHVPELEPVHSHVLEPTLFQFDSLFPQSIPPPQQSMHLPPREHARRGQQSEKPETIDIPFRWATNRRANVCSFHYLIQNEIFDITGDVECKNCKRKFEMSFDVREKFPEISDYILKNSQAMDERAPPEIWMNPTLPDCVHCNKKNCVNPIVADKKKKINWLFLFLGQMLGCCNLVQLRYCCKYNNSHRTGAKDRVLYSAYLALCNQLHSNHL, from the coding sequence ATGGGCAAGCGCAAAGTCATCTTTTCTGAAACAAGTCCACCACCTCATCCATTTGTTGAAATTCGTATTACAGAAGTAAACCCTACTTTAACACGAAGGAACCCTACTTTAGAACTATTTCCGTGCATGTTTCCAACACCTGAACCACTTGTTGAAACTCCTATTACTCAAGAGAATCCTACTTTAGAATCGAACCTTACTTTAGAACTATTTACGACTCAAAGTCCTGTTTCAAAACCGGTTCAGAGTCCTGTTACAGAACCAGAACCGGTTCAAAGTCCTATTTTAGAGCCGGTTCAGAGTCGTGTTCCAGAACCAGAACCGGTTCAAAGTCCTATTTTAGAACCGGTTCAGAGTCATGTTCCAGAACTAGAACCGGTTCATAGTCATGTTCTAGAACCAACATTATTTCAGTTTGACAGCCTCTTTCCTCAATCAATCCCACCACCTCAACAATCAATGCATTTGCCTCCTCGCGAACATGCTCGCCGTGGTCAACAAAGTGAAAAACCCGAAACTATCGATATACCTTTCAGATGGGCTACTAATCGAAGAGCAAACGTTTGCAGTTTCCATTATCTTATTCAAAATGAAATCTTTGATATTACAGGAGATGTCGAGTGCAAGAATTGCAAAAGAAAATTCGAAATGTCATTTGACGTGAGAGAAAAGTTTCCTGAAATCTCGGActatattttgaaaaacagtCAAGCCATGGATGAAAGGGCGCCACCAGAGATATGGATGAATCCAACATTGCCGGACTGTGTGCATTGTAACAAAAAAAACTGCGTGAACCCAATAGTTGCCGATAAGAAAAAGAAGATTAAttggttgtttttgtttttgggaCAAATGCTTGGCTGTTGCAATCTTGTACAATTGAGATATTGCTGCAAATACAACAACAGCCATCGAACAGGTGCAAAGGATAGAGTTCTTTATTCAGCATATCTTGCACTCTGCAACCAACTTCATTCTAACCACCTTTAA
- the LOC131660371 gene encoding polyol transporter 5-like, which produces MAEEKTSVEKSLEDFDPHNKPKSNNFAFACAILASMTSILLGYDIGVMSGAVIYIKRDLKLSDVQIEILVGIINLFSLIGSCLAGRTSDWIGRRYTIVLAGAIFFAGAILMGFSPNFPFLMFARFIAGIGIGYALMIAPVYTAEVSPASSRGFLTSFPEVFINGGILLGYISNYGFSKLPLEIGWRVMLGIGAIPSVILAVGVLAMPESPRWLVMKGRLNDAIKVLNKTSDSEQEARLRLAEIKAAAGIPENHNNNDDDVVSVNKSDEGESTTVWKELFLYPTPAVRHIVIAALGIHFFQQASGIDAVVLYSPTIFRKAGLESDTEQLLATVAVGLAKTVFILVATFLLDRVGRRPLLLSSVGGMVISLLTLAVSLTIVDHSRVRKMWAVGLSIASVLSYVATFSIGAGPITWVYSSEIFPLKLRAQGASAGVVVNRVTSGVISMTFLSLSDKISIGGAFFLFGGIAACGWVFFYTLLPETQGKTLEEMEGSFGKFRGKSSTKGTNDGEVQLAN; this is translated from the exons ATGGCAGAGGAAAAAACATCAGTTGAGAAGTCACTAGAAGATTTTGATCCCCATAACAAACCTAAATCCAACAACTTTGCTTTCGCCTGTGCTATATTGGCTTCCatgacttccattttacttggTTATG ATATTGGAGTAATGAGTGGCGCAGTCATATACATAAAAAGAGACCTCAAACTCTCCGACGTCCAAATCGAAATCCTCGTCggcatcatcaaccttttctccTTAATAGGTTCCTGCCTCGCCGGAAGAACCTCCGACTGGATCGGTCGCCGTTACACCATCGTCCTTGCCGGTGCCATTTTTTTCGCCGGTGCAATCCTCATGGGATTCTCTCCTAACTTTCCCTTCCTCATGTTTGCCCGCTTCATCGCCGGCATCGGTATCGGCTACGCCCTCATGATCGCCCCTGTCTACACGGCGGAAGTCTCTCCCGCTTCCTCTCGCGGCTTCCTCACATCTTTCCCGGAG GTATTCATCAATGGAGGGATATTACTTGGATACATTTCAAACTATGGATTCTCGAAGCTTCCACTTGAAATAGGATGGAGAGTCATGCTCGGAATTGGAGCCATTCCTTCTGTAATCTTAGCCGTTGGAGTGTTAGCCATGCCTGAGTCACCTCGCTGGCTCGTTATGAAGGGAAGACTCAATGATGCTATAAAAGTTCTCAACAAAACCTCTGATTCTGAACAAGAGGCTCGGCTTCGGCTCGCTGAAATTAAAGCCGCGGCTGGGATTCCCGAGAATCACAACAACAACGACGACGACGTCGTTTCAGTGAACAAAAGTGATGAAGGAGAAAGTACTACTGTGTGGAAAGAGTTGTTTCTTTATCCTACACCCGCAGTGCGTCACATAGTTATAGCTGCTCTTGGGATTCATTTCTTTCAACAAGCTTCAGGTATAGACGCCGTCGTTTTGTATAGTCCAACCATTTTCCGTAAAGCGGGGCTTGAATCTGATACGGAGCAGTTACTTGCAACCGTAGCCGTTGGATTGGCGAAAACGGTTTTTATTTTAGTAGCTACTTTTTTGTTGGATCGGGTCGGGCGAAGACCGTTATTATTATCAAGTGTCGGTGGAATGGTGATTTCGTTGCTCACTCTTGCGGTGAGTCTTACGATTGTTGATCATTCGCGCGTGAGGAAGATGTGGGCCGTTGGATTGAGTATTGCATCTGTTTTATCCTATGTGGCAACGTTTTCGATTGGTGCGGGTCCCATTACATGGGTTTATAGCTCTGAGATTTTTCCGTTGAAGCTACGCGCTCAGGGAGCGTCTGCGGGTGTGGTGGTGAATAGAGTGACTAGTGGGGTAATCTCAATGACGTTTTTGTCCTTGTCTGATAAGATAAGTATTGGAGGGGCTTTCTTTTTGTTTGGTGGAATTGCAGCTTGTGGGTGGGTTTTTTTCTACACGTTGCTTCCTGAAACACAGGGGAAGACTCTTGAAGAAATGGAAGGATCTTTTGGTAAATTTAGAGGGAAGTCAAGTACCAAGGGTACCAATGATGGGGAGGTCCAACTCGCCAATTAA